A single window of Sphaerodactylus townsendi isolate TG3544 linkage group LG03, MPM_Stown_v2.3, whole genome shotgun sequence DNA harbors:
- the ATF1 gene encoding cyclic AMP-dependent transcription factor ATF-1 isoform X3: MSVPTPVYQTSTGQYIAIAPNGPLQLSNHVGESVQGLQTFANVAGTSLVQYVQTSDGQQILVPNNQVVVQTASGDMQTYQIRSTSTTTSLPQTVVMTTPLTSQSTKTDDPQLKREIRLMKNREAARECRRKKKEYVKCLENRVAVLETQNKTLIEELKTLKDLYCHKPSHL, encoded by the exons TTGCCATTGCACCAAATGGACCATTACAGCTGAGCAATCATGTTGGTGAAAGTGTGCAGGGTTTGCAGACTTTTGCAAATGTTGCTGGAACTTCACTGGTACAGTATGTGCAGACATCTGATGGTCAACAGATTCTTGTTCCCAACAACCAGGTGGTTGTGCAGA CTGCTTCAGGAGATATGCAAACGTACCAGATACGCAGTACGTCCACCACCACTTCCCTCCCACAGACTGTTGTGATGACAACTCCTTTGACATCTCAATCAACCAAGACGGATGATCCACAATTGAAAAGAGAAATACGACTAATGAAGAACAG AGAAGCAGCCCGAGAATGCCGTCGAAAGAAGAAAGAATATGTAAAATGTCTCGAAAATCGAGTTGCTGTCCTTGAAACCCAGAACAAAACTCTAATTGAAGAATTAAAAACTTTGAAAGATCTTTACTGCCACAAACCAAGCCATTTGTGA